A window of Bacillus toyonensis BCT-7112 genomic DNA:
GAGGATTAGAAACATACTCACGTACAGATCGTGGAGCGATTTTTGCAATTAAAGGCTGCCCGATGCACGAAGATCCACTGCATTTAATTCCACATCATTTACGGGATGATTTCTTTGATGAGTATGGAGTGAGAATTGAAGGGAATTTATCACCATTAAATGTAATGCGTCTAGAGCAAGAATATGGGTCAAGAATTGAGGATGTAGTTGTAGAGCGTATTTTCTTCTCGGAAGATCGTCGTACAGGGATTGGTACATTTAGCCCGTCTGATCCAAAATCACAAGATATTGCCGATTTAACAGGTAGTCTAGACTTTTCAACAATTGCAGAATATGGTTCAGAATCAGATCCTCGTGCGTATCGATTTGATGGAGAATTAAATAAGGCGAACCGAGGGATGATGGAATTCCAAGAGATGTTAAAATGCGATGAGAAGTTTTTATGGCATTTATTATCGCTTACGCAAGAAGGTAATTTCAAAGCGGGAAGGTTTGCGCTTATTTCAGCAGATGAATTAATTGTAGCGCATACGAACGAAACAGAGTATCGCTCATTTATAGCAAATAAGAAAAATGAAGCATTGCATTCAAGAATTATTGTAATGCCAGTTCCATACAATTTACGAGTGAGTGAAGAGGAACATATTTATGAGAAGATGATTCATGAAAGTGATGTATCGAATGTGCATATTGCACCACACACACTTCGTGTTGCAGCGATGTTTACAATTTTAACTCGCTTAAAAGATCCGAAGCGTCCAGATATTGATTTAAACAAAAAGATGCGTTTATATGATGGTGAAATGGTAGAGGGTTATAATGCGATTGATGTAGAAGAATTGCAACGGGAATACCAAGATGAAGGTATGAGCGGTATTGACCCACGTTATGTTATTAACCGAATTTCTTCTACAATTATTAGAAAAGAAGTACCATCTATTAATGCACTAGACGTACTTCGTTCTTTAAAAGATGGATTAGACCAGCATCCATCCATTAGTAATGAAGATCGTGAGCGCTATATGAACTTCATTTCATTAGCAAGAAAAGAATATGATGAAATTGCTAAGAAAGAAGTACAAAAAGCATTCGTATATTCATACGAAGAATCGGCTAAGACACTTATGGATAATTACTTAGATAACGTTGAAGCATATTGCAATAAATCGAAATTACGTGATCCATTAACAGGTGAAGAAATGAGCCCAGATGAAAAACTAATGCGCTCAATTGAGGAACAAATTGGAATTTCAGAAAACGCGAAGAAAGCATTCCGTGAAGAAATTTTAATTCGCATCTCTGCTTATGCGCGTAAAGGAAAACGTTTCGATTATAACTCGCATGAACGTCTTCGCGAAGCGATTCAGAAGAAGCTATTTGCTGATTTAAAAGATGTCGTGAAAATCACAACATCAACGAAAACACCAGATGAAAATCAGCTTAAGAAAATCAACGATGTTGTTGCACGTTTAATTGATGAGCATGGCTATAATTCTTCTTCGGCAAATGAATTATTACGCTATGTAGGTAGCTTGCTAAATCGATAGTTTGATAACAAAACGCTGTCTCTTGTTTTTTGCGGGACAGCGTTTTATTATCCATTCATATGTGTAAAGTGTCATACCTTGTCCAAATATAATAAATTAAGATGCAATTTCATGAATTTATTGTCAATTATTTTTACAATATGCATATGATAGAGTAACCAACCATTCATACGAAAAAAGCCAACACAATACAATATGTTGCAAAGTGAAAATGTGTGCAACAATGCATTGTGTTTCTTTCTTATCAGAGGCTGAATATTTCTTTCTATTATGTGAGTGGCAAAATTTTGTTTAGGATGCTCGGAGTATTGTATGTAAAACGTTATATATGTTTATGGGGTGATTTTCGATGGGCAGTTACCTTTCAAATATTTTAGCTTGAACATTATAGAACAAAATTTATAGATTGCTGTTCATAGAGAAAGACAATTACAGTAAGGAGGGAAAGGAATGAGCGAAGAAAATCAACCAAATTATACGATTTCACAGGAAAACTGGTCCCTCCATCGCAAAGGATATGACGACCAACAGCGCCATCAAGAAAAAGTACAAGAGGCAATTAAGAATAATTTACCCGATCTTGTAACAGAAGAAAGCATTGTTATGTCTAATGGCAAGGATGTTGTAAAAATACCAATTCGTTCTTTAGATGAATATAAGATTCGGTACAATTATGATAAAAACAAACACGTTGGGCAAGGAACTGGTGATAGCAAAGTTGGTGATGTCGTTGCGAGAGATGGATCAGGTGGTCAAAAGCAAAAAGGCCCAGGAAAAGGTCAAGGTGCAGGAGATGCAGCTGGAGAAGATTATTATGAAGCTGAAGTCTCTATTTTAGAATTAGAGCAAGCGTTTTTCAAAGAGCTAGAGCTTCCTAATTTAAAGAGAAAAGAAATGGATGAAAACCGGATTGAACATATTGAATTTAATGACATTAGAAAAACAGGACTATGGGGAAATATTGATAAGAAACGAACGATGATATCTGCATATAAACGAAATGCAATGCGTGGTAAAGCATCTTTCCATCCAATTCACCAAGAGGATTTAAAGTTCCGTACTTGGAATGAAGTGTTAAAGCCAGATTCAAAAGCTGTTGTATTAGCGATGATGGATACGAGTGGATCGATGGGAATATGGGAGAAGTATATGGCACGTAGCTTCTTTTTCTGGATGACAAGATTTTTACGTACAAAGTATGAAACAGTTGATATTGAATTTATTGCTCATCATACAGAAGCGAAAGTTGTTACAGAAGAAGAATTTTTCTCAAAAGGAGAAAGTGGCGGAACGATATGTTCTTCCGTGTATAAAAAGGCATTAGAGCTTATCGATAATAAATATTCACCAGACCGCTATAATATTTATCCATTCCATTTTTCAGACGGTGATAATTTAACATCAGATAATGCGAGATGTGTAAAGCTTGTTGAGGAGCTGATGAAGAAATGTAATATGTTTGGGTATGGGGAAGTGAATCAGTACAACCGCCATAGTACGCTTATGTCAGCCTATAAAAATATTAAAGATGAGAACTTTAGATATTATATTTTAAAGCAAAAAGCAGACGTATTCCATGCGATGAAGAGCTTTTTTAAAGAAGAATCAGGAGAGAAAATGGCATAATCCCTTTTAAAAGGGATTATTTTTTTAGTTGACAATGATAATGAAAATCATTATCATTTATTCAAGAAATGATTACATTTTGAATTATATATATTGGAGGAGATGTAAAGTTGAAAAAAAATAAAAAAAACATATAAATGCAATGATTATAGCGGCGGCGTTATCACTTCCATTTGCTGTGTATTCGAAACCTGCTTTAGCGGCGGTAGCAATTGAGGCGAATAAAACGGGACAAGGTTTAGAAGATGGTACATATGACGCTGTTATTAAAGCATATAAAGATAAAACGAATGAAGAGTCTATGGCAGCTGTTTATATAAAGGATCCGAAATTAACAATTGAGAATGGAAAGAAAATTGTAACAGCAACGTTAAGTGATAGCGATTTCTTCCAATACTTGAAAACAGAGGATATTCATACTCCTGGTGTGTTTCATGATGTAAAGGTTATATCAGAAGACAAAAAGAAAAATGGAACGAAGGTTATTCAATTTGAAGTTGGGGAATTGGGAAAAAGATATAATATGAAAATGCATATTTATATTCCAACGATGGCCTATGATAATAAATATCAAGTGCAGTTTGAAGTAAATGCTTTAAATTTAGAAAACAATGCTCCAGAAAAGGAAAATAAAGAGCATAAAGTGGAACAACAAGATGAAAGCGGAAATGTAATATTAGATAAGCAATTACAAAGGCATATTAATAAACATAATTTAAATAGAGAAAATATAAATGATCCAATAACTAAGGAAGATTTATTAAAGATTAAAACATTATCCATTTATTCAGGTGAAGGAATAAATGAAATAGCTGGTTTAGAACATATGACAAATTTAGAGAAGTTGACGTTAAGAGAATCTAATGTAACAGATATATCAGCCATCTCGAAACTGAGAGATTTGAAGTACGTAGATTTAACTTCTAATCCAATTAAAAATATTCATCCAATTGAGCAGTTAGAGAATATTAATATGCTTTTTTTAAGAGATAATAAAATTTCTGATCTTACACCATTAAGTAAAATGAAAAAAATTAAAACATTAGATTTAGTTGGTAATAACATTGAAGACATCCAGCCATTATTTACATTATCAACTATGAAACAGTTATACTTAGCCAATAATCAAATCAGTGATCTTACTGGAATTAACCAATTAAGTAATGTGGAACTATTATGGATAGGGAACAATAAAATTAGTAATGTTGAATCTATTAGTAAAATGAGTAATCTTATTGAACTAGAAATTGCTGATAGTGAAATAAAAGATATATCACCATTATCTAAATTAGGAAAATTACAAGTACTGAATTTAGAAGAGAATTATATCTCTGATATATCACCGCTGAGTAATTTAACAGATTTACATGAGATGAACCTAGGAGCGAATGAAATTGCTGACGTAAGGCCTGTTGAGGAATTGGGTAAGCGAATTTCAATTGATATTCAACGACAAAAAATCTTTTTAGGTGAAGCAAGCGTAGATGAAGAAATACAAATTCCAATATACAATCTTAAAGGGGAGCCACTTCAAAATATCAATTTAAAAAGTGAGGGGGCCATTCTGAATAATGGATTTATAAAATGGAATAGTCCTGGAGAAAAAACATATGAATTTAGATTAGATACAAGCTCTGGTGAAAGTAAAATAAGATTTAATGGGATGGTTGTCCAGAAAATAGTTGAAAAACAAAAAGAAAGTCAAAATGTAATCCTGGATAAACATTTACAACAACATATTAATAAAGAGAATTTAGGTAGAGAGAATTTAAACGCTCCTATAACAAAAGAAGATTTATTACAGATTAAAACATTAGAGATACTTAAAGAAAAAGGAAAAGAGATAAAAGATGTAACAGGTTTAGAGTACATGACGAACTTAGAAAACCTCACTTTAGAAGGAGTAGGCTTGAAAAATATTGAGTTCATCTCAAATTTGAAACAATTAAATATTGTGAATGTATCTCATAATCAAATTGAAGATATAACACCGTTATCTTCATTAAAAAACTTACAGTGGTTAAATCTTGCAGACAATCATATTAAAGATGTAACGGTTATTGGTTCAATGCTGGACTTACTTAGCTTGAATTTAGCAGGGAATGAGATTTGTGATGTAAGACCGCTAATACAATTAGGGCAGTGGTTTTCAATTGATGTCGGGAGACAAACAATCATTTTAGATGAAGCAAAAGTAAATGAAGAAATTCAAGTTCCTGTATATGACTTAGAAGGAGAAGCTATTGACAATATCAAAATGACAGGTGAGGGCGGAACGCTTAATAACGGAGTAATAAAATGGAGTACCCCAGGTGAAAAGGTATATAAATTTGATTTAGATTCTGATGAAATTAGTATAAGTTTTAACGGAACGGTAATCCAAAATATAGTTGAAAAAGAAGAAGTGACAGAACCGGTAAAAGAAGTTGAAGAAACGAAAGAAGAAGTAAAAGAACCGGTAAAAGAAGTTGAAGAAACGAAAGAAGAAGTAAAAGAGCCAGTAAAAGAAGTTGAAGAAACGAAAGAAGAAGTAAAAGAGCCGGTAAAAGAAGTTGAAGAAACGAAAGAAGAAGTAAAAGAGCCGGTAAAAGAAGTTGAAGAAACGAAAGAAGAAGTAAAAGAACCGGTAAAAGAAGTTGAAGGTACAAAAGAAGAAGTGAAAGAACCAGTAAAAGAAGTTGAAGGTACAAAAGAAGAAGTGAAAGAACCAGTAAAAGAAGTTGAAGAAACAAAAGAAGAAGTAAAAGAGCCAGTAAAAGAAGTTGAAGAAACAAAAGAAGAAGTAAAAGAGCCGATAAAAGAAGTTGAAGAAACGAAAGAAGAAGTAAAAGAGCCAGTAAAAGAAGTTGAAGGTACAAAAGAAGAAGTGAAAGAACCAGTAAAAGAAGTTGAAGGTACAAAAGAAGAGGTAAAAGAATCAACAACTGGATTGAATCAAGAGCCAAAAGGGGATAATCAAGTTGGGCCGGTGAAGGTGGTAGGACAAGAGAGTACGCAAGAAAAAGTTTCAAATAAGCAACAAGTTAATAAGCAAGAGGAAAATCAGAAGTCTTTAGCAGCAACTGGTAGTCAAGCTAACACATCGAGTTTACTTTCTGGATTAGCATTTGTTCTTTCAGCATTAAGTATGTTTGTATTTAGAAAGAGAGTATTTAAGAAATAAATAACGTTTTATCTTATTATTACAAAAAATATATAATTATTTGAGAAGACCTTATCATAGCAATTTCATGTTGAAATATGCTTATGATAAGGTCTTTTTGAATAGGGGAAGGATATGGATACGAGGATGTTTTAATCAATAAAATAATGGAGAAGCTGTAGCGAAAATTGTAAGTACTTTTCGTTCATGATACGTTCAAATTGTATCAAGAAATAATATGAAATATTGCATTTTATATCTTTTTATCCGGATAATATGTTAATTTCGTGGATGGAATATATAAATAGGGGGCAATGATATGAACAAGAAATCAAAAATTAATAAAATGATGCTTAGTATTAGTACAATGGCGCTATCGTTAGGGGCAATTCAAACGAATGTATCAGCAGAAGAAAAGGTGCCATATAATGTATTGCATTCGAAACCAGTTGGAATTGAAAAACCAGTAGATGAGATCGGACACGTTTCTAAAGCCGAAGAAACATTATCATTTCAAGAACGTTTAAAAGTAGGAGATTTTTCACAGCGACCAGCATCTATTACGAGGAACTTGGCAGTAAAGCAAGCTAAAGACAGCTATTCAATGGCTGATTTAAACAAAATGAATGATCAAGAGTTAGTTGAAACGTTAGGCAGTATTAAGTGGCATCAAATTACAGACTTATTCCAGTTTAATGAAGATGCAAAAGCCTTTTATAAAGATAACGGAAAAATGCAAGTCATTATAGATGAATTAGCTCATAGAGGTAGTACATTTACGAAAGATGATTCAAAAGGAATTCAAACGTTTACTGAAGTGTTACGTTCAGCTTTTTATCTTGCATTTTATAATAATGAATTAAGCGCTTTAAATGAAAGAAGCTTCCAGGACAAATGCTTACCGGCTTTAAAAGCAATCGCAAAAAATCCAAACTTTAAGCTTGGAACAAATGAGCAAGATACAGTAGTATCTGCATACGGTAAATTAATTAGTAATGCATCAAGTGATGTTGAAACAGTGCAATACGCATCGAATATTTTAAAACAATATAATGATAATTTTAATGCATATGTAGACGATCGTATGAAAGGACAAGCTGTATACGATATGATGCAAGGCATTGATTATGATATACAGTCTTACTTAAATGAGGCCCGTAAAGAAGCGAATGAAACGATGTGGTATGGAAAAGTAGATGGGTTTATTAATGAAATAAATCGTATTGCTCTTCTAAATGAAGTAACGTCAGAAAATAAATGGCTCGTTAATAATGGAATTTATTTTGCTAGCCGTTTAGGGAAGTTTCATAGCAATCCAAATAAAGGACTAGAGGTTGTTACACAAGCGATGCATATGTATCCGCGTTTAAGTGAACCGTATTTTGTTGCGGTAGAACAAATTACAACAAATTATAATGGGAAAGATTATAGCGGGAATACGGTAGATTTAGAGAAAATACGTAAAGAAGGAAAAGAGCAATACTTACCAAAAACGTATACATTCGACGATGGATCAATTGTGTTCAAAACAGGAGATAAAGTATCAGAAGAAAAAATTAAGAGACTATATTGGGCTGCGAAGGAAGTAAAGGCACAGTATCATCGTGTAATTGGAAATGACAAAGCGTTAGAGCCAGGAAATGCGGATGATGTATTAACGATTGTAATTTATAATAGTCCAGATGAATATCAGTTAAATAGACAATTGTATGGATATGAAACAAACAATGGTGGAATTTATATTGAAGAGACAGGTACATTCTTTACATATGAGCGTACACCAGAGCAAAGTATTTATAGTTTAGAAGAGTTATTCCGTCATGAATTTACTCATTACCTGCAAGGAAGATATGAAGTACCAGGTCTATTTGGAAGAGGAGATATGTATCAAAATGAAAGGTTAACTTGGTTCCAAGAAGGAAATGCAGAGTTTTTCGCAGGATCTACTCGTACGAATAACGTTGTACCAAGAAAGAGCATCATTAGCGGATTATCATCTGATCCTGCAAGCCGTTATACAGCAGAGCGCACACTATTTGCTAAATATGGTTCTTGGGATTTCTATAACTACTCGTTCGCATTGCAGTCTTACTTATATACGCATCAGTTTGAAACATTTGATAAAATTCAAGATTTAATTCGTGCGAATGACGTGAAAAATTATGATGCATATCGTGAAAACCTAAGTAAAGATTCTAAGCTAAATAAAGAGTATCAAGAGTATATGCAGCAGTTAATTAATAATCAAGATAAGTACACTGTACCGGAAGTAGCAGATGATTATTTAGCTGAACATGCACCAAAGTCGTTAACAGAAGTGAAGAAAGAAATTAGTGAGACGTTGTCTATGAAAGATGCAAAAATGACAAAACACGAGTCTCAATTCTTTAATACATTTACATTAGAAGGTACGTTTACAGGTAGTGTAACAAAAGGTGAATCAGAAGACTGGAATGCAATGGGTAAAAGAGTAAATGAAGCTTTAGAACAATTGGCGCAAAAAGAATGGAGCGGCTACAAAACGGTTACAGCATATTTCGTCAATTACCGTGTGAATAGTTCCAATGAATTTGAATATGACGTAGTCTTCCATGGTATCGCAAAAGATGACGGAGAAAATAAAGCTCCGACAGTTCATATAAACGGTCCTTATAATGGGCTTGTAAAAGAAGGAATTCAATTCAAAAGTGATGGATCAAACGACGAAGATGGAAAAATCGTTTCTTATTCATGGGAGTTTGGAGACGGAAGAACAAGTACAGAAGTTAATCCAGTACATGCATATGAAAAAGAAGGAACTTATAAAGTAGTGTTAAGAGTAAAAGATGATAAAGGAAAAGAGAGTAGAAGTGAAACAACTGTTACGATTAAAGATGGAAGTTTAACAGAATCTGAACCAAATAATCGTAAAGAGGAAGCAAATCGTATCGGACTAAACACTACTATAAAAGGTAGCCTTATCGGCGGGGATCACACCGATGTTTATACATTTAATGTAGCATCAGCGAAAGATATCGATATTTCTGTTTTAAATGAGTATGGAATTGGGATGACGTGGGTACTTCACCATGAATCAGATATGCAAAATTATGCTGCTTACGGTCAAGCTAATGGAAATCATATAGAAGCAAAATTAAATGCAAAACCAGGTAAGTATTACTTGTATGTATATAAATATGATAATGGCGATGGAACGTACTCATTATCACTAAAATAAGTGCTTTTCCAATGTATGTTTAACTTTACTTTTTGTGGAAAATAGTGTATTATATAGATATATAATATATCGGTTATTTTCTAGGAGGAGCCTGTCACAATAGGTTTCTCCTGTTCTTTTTTAGAGACCTGTCTTACAGGTTTTTCTTTAAAGGGTAAATAACTGAAAATTGAGATT
This region includes:
- a CDS encoding PrkA family serine protein kinase — its product is MDILKKIEQHRAAEERLQWEGTFAEYLELVKERPWVAQTAHSRIYNMIKDAGIEEVDGRRKYNFFSNQLFGLEDALERLVEEYFHPSAKRLDVRKRILLLMGPVSGGKSTLVTMLKRGLETYSRTDRGAIFAIKGCPMHEDPLHLIPHHLRDDFFDEYGVRIEGNLSPLNVMRLEQEYGSRIEDVVVERIFFSEDRRTGIGTFSPSDPKSQDIADLTGSLDFSTIAEYGSESDPRAYRFDGELNKANRGMMEFQEMLKCDEKFLWHLLSLTQEGNFKAGRFALISADELIVAHTNETEYRSFIANKKNEALHSRIIVMPVPYNLRVSEEEHIYEKMIHESDVSNVHIAPHTLRVAAMFTILTRLKDPKRPDIDLNKKMRLYDGEMVEGYNAIDVEELQREYQDEGMSGIDPRYVINRISSTIIRKEVPSINALDVLRSLKDGLDQHPSISNEDRERYMNFISLARKEYDEIAKKEVQKAFVYSYEESAKTLMDNYLDNVEAYCNKSKLRDPLTGEEMSPDEKLMRSIEEQIGISENAKKAFREEILIRISAYARKGKRFDYNSHERLREAIQKKLFADLKDVVKITTSTKTPDENQLKKINDVVARLIDEHGYNSSSANELLRYVGSLLNR
- the yhbH gene encoding sporulation protein YhbH; the encoded protein is MSEENQPNYTISQENWSLHRKGYDDQQRHQEKVQEAIKNNLPDLVTEESIVMSNGKDVVKIPIRSLDEYKIRYNYDKNKHVGQGTGDSKVGDVVARDGSGGQKQKGPGKGQGAGDAAGEDYYEAEVSILELEQAFFKELELPNLKRKEMDENRIEHIEFNDIRKTGLWGNIDKKRTMISAYKRNAMRGKASFHPIHQEDLKFRTWNEVLKPDSKAVVLAMMDTSGSMGIWEKYMARSFFFWMTRFLRTKYETVDIEFIAHHTEAKVVTEEEFFSKGESGGTICSSVYKKALELIDNKYSPDRYNIYPFHFSDGDNLTSDNARCVKLVEELMKKCNMFGYGEVNQYNRHSTLMSAYKNIKDENFRYYILKQKADVFHAMKSFFKEESGEKMA
- a CDS encoding leucine-rich repeat domain-containing protein, which encodes MIIAAALSLPFAVYSKPALAAVAIEANKTGQGLEDGTYDAVIKAYKDKTNEESMAAVYIKDPKLTIENGKKIVTATLSDSDFFQYLKTEDIHTPGVFHDVKVISEDKKKNGTKVIQFEVGELGKRYNMKMHIYIPTMAYDNKYQVQFEVNALNLENNAPEKENKEHKVEQQDESGNVILDKQLQRHINKHNLNRENINDPITKEDLLKIKTLSIYSGEGINEIAGLEHMTNLEKLTLRESNVTDISAISKLRDLKYVDLTSNPIKNIHPIEQLENINMLFLRDNKISDLTPLSKMKKIKTLDLVGNNIEDIQPLFTLSTMKQLYLANNQISDLTGINQLSNVELLWIGNNKISNVESISKMSNLIELEIADSEIKDISPLSKLGKLQVLNLEENYISDISPLSNLTDLHEMNLGANEIADVRPVEELGKRISIDIQRQKIFLGEASVDEEIQIPIYNLKGEPLQNINLKSEGAILNNGFIKWNSPGEKTYEFRLDTSSGESKIRFNGMVVQKIVEKQKESQNVILDKHLQQHINKENLGRENLNAPITKEDLLQIKTLEILKEKGKEIKDVTGLEYMTNLENLTLEGVGLKNIEFISNLKQLNIVNVSHNQIEDITPLSSLKNLQWLNLADNHIKDVTVIGSMLDLLSLNLAGNEICDVRPLIQLGQWFSIDVGRQTIILDEAKVNEEIQVPVYDLEGEAIDNIKMTGEGGTLNNGVIKWSTPGEKVYKFDLDSDEISISFNGTVIQNIVEKEEVTEPVKEVEETKEEVKEPVKEVEETKEEVKEPVKEVEETKEEVKEPVKEVEETKEEVKEPVKEVEETKEEVKEPVKEVEGTKEEVKEPVKEVEGTKEEVKEPVKEVEETKEEVKEPVKEVEETKEEVKEPIKEVEETKEEVKEPVKEVEGTKEEVKEPVKEVEGTKEEVKESTTGLNQEPKGDNQVGPVKVVGQESTQEKVSNKQQVNKQEENQKSLAATGSQANTSSLLSGLAFVLSALSMFVFRKRVFKK
- the colA gene encoding collagenase ColA: MNKKSKINKMMLSISTMALSLGAIQTNVSAEEKVPYNVLHSKPVGIEKPVDEIGHVSKAEETLSFQERLKVGDFSQRPASITRNLAVKQAKDSYSMADLNKMNDQELVETLGSIKWHQITDLFQFNEDAKAFYKDNGKMQVIIDELAHRGSTFTKDDSKGIQTFTEVLRSAFYLAFYNNELSALNERSFQDKCLPALKAIAKNPNFKLGTNEQDTVVSAYGKLISNASSDVETVQYASNILKQYNDNFNAYVDDRMKGQAVYDMMQGIDYDIQSYLNEARKEANETMWYGKVDGFINEINRIALLNEVTSENKWLVNNGIYFASRLGKFHSNPNKGLEVVTQAMHMYPRLSEPYFVAVEQITTNYNGKDYSGNTVDLEKIRKEGKEQYLPKTYTFDDGSIVFKTGDKVSEEKIKRLYWAAKEVKAQYHRVIGNDKALEPGNADDVLTIVIYNSPDEYQLNRQLYGYETNNGGIYIEETGTFFTYERTPEQSIYSLEELFRHEFTHYLQGRYEVPGLFGRGDMYQNERLTWFQEGNAEFFAGSTRTNNVVPRKSIISGLSSDPASRYTAERTLFAKYGSWDFYNYSFALQSYLYTHQFETFDKIQDLIRANDVKNYDAYRENLSKDSKLNKEYQEYMQQLINNQDKYTVPEVADDYLAEHAPKSLTEVKKEISETLSMKDAKMTKHESQFFNTFTLEGTFTGSVTKGESEDWNAMGKRVNEALEQLAQKEWSGYKTVTAYFVNYRVNSSNEFEYDVVFHGIAKDDGENKAPTVHINGPYNGLVKEGIQFKSDGSNDEDGKIVSYSWEFGDGRTSTEVNPVHAYEKEGTYKVVLRVKDDKGKESRSETTVTIKDGSLTESEPNNRKEEANRIGLNTTIKGSLIGGDHTDVYTFNVASAKDIDISVLNEYGIGMTWVLHHESDMQNYAAYGQANGNHIEAKLNAKPGKYYLYVYKYDNGDGTYSLSLK